Genomic window (Bacteroidota bacterium):
AGCCAGGTGGGCAGTACGCCCACTGCGGCCACCATAGCCAGCCCGGGCACGGCCAGCACCAACGTGAGTGGTCTAACGGGCACGGGTACGTACACCTTCCGCTGGACGGTAACGCCCACCAGTGGCACCTGCCCGGCCGCTGCTAGCAATGTAACGATCACGCGCGGTGCCGCGCCTGTGGTGGACGCGGGGCCTTTCCCAGCCGACCCGATTTGCGGTGCCACTTCCTATCAGCTCACGCCCAGCCCGGCCGGGGGTACCTGGAGCATAGTAAGCCAACCTGTGGGTGCCAGCACGGTTGTAAGTGCCACAACAAATTTGGCGAGTGGTATGACCGTAGCGGGTACCTATGTACTGGCATACACCCTACCTGCTAGCGGTGGTTGCCCCGCCAGCTCAGACCAGATAACCCTTTCGGTTAACCCGCCTGTTACCGCCAACGCAGGGGCCGATCAGCCCAGCGTGTGCGGTACCACCACCGTAACCCTGACAGCAAACAACCCGGCCCCTAATGGAACGGGTGCCTGGACCCTGGTGAGCGGCCCTAGTTCGGTCTCCATCACTTCGCCAAACAGCCCTACTACCACGGTTACCGGCCTAACCTCCACCGCTAGCCCCTATACCTTCCGCTGGACGGTAACCCCTTCGATTTCGTCTTGCCCCATTGTGTCGGACAATGTGGTGATCACCCGCGTAAACTCTCCGGTGGTGGTACTCGGTCCCGATATCAGCAACGTATGCAGCTCAACGGTTAACCTGGACCTGGGTTCCAGCTCTACCCTGGGCACCTGGAGGCGGAAGAGTGGCCCTGCGGGGGTAACCTTCGTGGCCACTGCTAGCCCGACCATTACCCGGGCCGACAACCTGGTGGCTCCTGCGGTTTACGTCTTCGAATATGTGCTGCCCGGCCAGAATGGCTGCCCCGAGGCGCGAGATGAAATACAGGTAACTACCGTGGCGCCGCCCACGGCAGATGCAGGCCCTGCCACAGCTCTGCTGTGCGGCACAGACTTCATTACCCTGTCGCCCACAGCCACGGGGGGAACTGGTGCCTGGTCTTTTGTTTCTACCACCACCACACCCCCCATTACCCCGGTGATCACCGGAAATACGGTGAGCGGACTGAGTGGGGCCGGTACTTACACCCTGCGCTATACCGTTACCTCTGCCGCCTGCGGCACCACGGCATCCGATGCCATTGTGATTACCCGTGCGGCCAACCCTACTGCCGACGCCGGAGACGGTGCCAGCAACATTTGCGAGACCTCCTTCACGCTAACGCCCACAGCTACGGCAGGAGATGGCCAGTGGTCGGTAGCAAACCAGCCGAATGGCGCGAGCGTAACCTTCAGCGGCAATGTGGCCACGGGCATGACGGTGGGTGGCACTTATGTGTTTCGCTACACAGTAACCAGCCCGGCAGGCTGTACGGACGAGGATCAGGTTACGATCACCAAGGATCCCTCTCGCCCAGTCTTCAGCTTTAGCCCCCGGTCTCTGCTGATACCCGACGCCACGGAGCTCACCTTCCGGAATGAGACGCCCAACGCAGGTGGGTCGGTATTTGTGTGGACTTTTGTGGGGGGTAGGCCCAATCGGTATGTGGGTGCCACCCCGCCCCGCATCTCCTACAGCGAGCCGGGCACCTACCCAGTACGCCTGGAAATGATATCGGCAGCCGGCTGCGCCAGTAGCACCGAGCAGCAGGTAACGGTAGACTACCGCATACAGGTGCCCATCCCCACAGCCTTCTCGCCCAATGGAGACGGACTGAATGACGAGTTCCAGTTTGTAGGCCTATCCGGTGTGCGTAGCGTACGCTTCTTGATATACGATCGTTGGGGCAATGAGGTGTTCAATAATGGCAATAAGCGCGACTTTACCTGGAATGGCCGCATAGATAACTCAGGTGACTTTGTTCCGGAAGGCACCTACG
Coding sequences:
- a CDS encoding gliding motility-associated C-terminal domain-containing protein, whose product is SQVGSTPTAATIASPGTASTNVSGLTGTGTYTFRWTVTPTSGTCPAAASNVTITRGAAPVVDAGPFPADPICGATSYQLTPSPAGGTWSIVSQPVGASTVVSATTNLASGMTVAGTYVLAYTLPASGGCPASSDQITLSVNPPVTANAGADQPSVCGTTTVTLTANNPAPNGTGAWTLVSGPSSVSITSPNSPTTTVTGLTSTASPYTFRWTVTPSISSCPIVSDNVVITRVNSPVVVLGPDISNVCSSTVNLDLGSSSTLGTWRRKSGPAGVTFVATASPTITRADNLVAPAVYVFEYVLPGQNGCPEARDEIQVTTVAPPTADAGPATALLCGTDFITLSPTATGGTGAWSFVSTTTTPPITPVITGNTVSGLSGAGTYTLRYTVTSAACGTTASDAIVITRAANPTADAGDGASNICETSFTLTPTATAGDGQWSVANQPNGASVTFSGNVATGMTVGGTYVFRYTVTSPAGCTDEDQVTITKDPSRPVFSFSPRSLLIPDATELTFRNETPNAGGSVFVWTFVGGRPNRYVGATPPRISYSEPGTYPVRLEMISAAGCASSTEQQVTVDYRIQVPIPTAFSPNGDGLNDEFQFVGLSGVRSVRFLIYDRWGNEVFNNGNKRDFTWNGRIDNSGDFVPEGTYVWVMDAEDLEGRKFEQRGTILILR